A single Crateriforma conspicua DNA region contains:
- a CDS encoding DUF1553 domain-containing protein yields MAVILAVFDCGTASASDSAATAISEGNDDRTTGELPPTISFNRDVRPILSDRCFKCHGPDAENQDSDLRLDTHENAIADLGGYQAIVPGDLEASELYLRIHSDDEDLVMPPADSLRGLSKKEKQILDQWILQGAPYERHWSFQTLPKSIPVPSIDDPWVTNPIDRFVMAAMQQQNVLPADPASKEKWLRRVTFDLTGLPPTLDQMDAFIADDSETAFETVVDRLLTSDACAERLTSEWLDVARYSDSFGYQRDDTRYVWPYRDWVIDAFRQNMPYDQFITWQVGGDLIPDATERQVLATTFNRLHSHKKEGGVALEEFRIENVADRTQTFAAAFLGLTLECSRCHDHKYDPITMKDYYSLSSFFANVDERGLISYFTDAVPTPAMPLPNDEQRQRLEQAGKDVAAAQNRYNTAVKSAHVRFERWLDQIDVDEAQSNTICDQVVALSFDQWVPATEDEAVEETGKKVPPDSMRAMPNEVNADHRAVTSDANQLVDGRRGKAIRLTGDDAVVLPGMGHYERHQPFSVSLWMRSSETDQRAVIYRRSRGWDDAGSIGYELTKLGDKLSAKLVHFWPGDAICVETTEPIVADRWYHVAVTYDGSSKASGLRIFIDGSPADTDVVQDNLTRTITQWRQGYNDFAIGSRYRDRGFKDGMVDDFALFERCLSPIEVRQCFDGRSLSDRLATSPDQWSADDRQQMLQYFVSAIDPSCRSAMDELTAAREEYGAAMDATEAITIMREQSEPRPVYILNRGVYDQRGDQVTADTPEFLPPFPDSAPRNRFGLARWLTDPDHPLTARVVVNRYWQLLFGNGLVRTPEDFGNQGEPPTHPELLDWLARDLVDHGWDLRRLLRMMVLSSTYRQTSVVDPEKRQADPENRWLARGPDQRLSAEMIRDNALAVSGLLVRDVGGPPVKPYDVALAYTPLPVDEGAKLYRRSLYTFWKRTSPSPVMMTMNASKREVCRLKREVTASPLQALVLMNGPQFTEASLVAAANWLVEYDDDTDTIIRVAFRSLTGREPNQREQEILRQLIDEQTEIYRSETDLAKQFVQSASHVDTPPQDTARWAAVAVMVNAVMNLDECVRHQ; encoded by the coding sequence CTGCGTCTGGACACGCATGAAAACGCCATTGCCGATTTGGGCGGATACCAGGCGATCGTTCCGGGAGATCTGGAGGCCAGTGAGCTTTACCTGCGGATTCACAGCGACGACGAAGACTTGGTGATGCCACCGGCTGATTCGCTTCGCGGACTGTCGAAGAAGGAAAAACAAATTCTGGATCAGTGGATCTTGCAGGGCGCGCCCTACGAACGTCATTGGTCTTTCCAAACGCTGCCCAAAAGTATTCCCGTTCCGTCGATCGATGATCCATGGGTGACCAACCCGATCGACCGATTCGTGATGGCTGCGATGCAACAACAGAACGTTTTGCCAGCCGATCCGGCAAGCAAGGAAAAGTGGTTGCGTCGCGTGACGTTTGATCTGACCGGACTGCCGCCGACACTGGATCAGATGGACGCTTTCATAGCCGATGATTCGGAGACGGCGTTCGAAACCGTTGTCGATCGGTTGCTGACGTCCGACGCGTGTGCCGAACGTTTGACCAGCGAATGGCTGGACGTCGCACGGTATTCCGATTCGTTTGGGTACCAACGAGATGATACACGCTACGTTTGGCCGTACCGAGATTGGGTCATCGACGCCTTTCGACAAAACATGCCCTACGACCAGTTCATCACGTGGCAAGTCGGCGGCGATTTGATTCCCGATGCCACGGAACGACAAGTCTTGGCGACGACGTTCAACCGCCTGCATTCGCACAAGAAGGAAGGCGGCGTGGCATTGGAGGAGTTTCGGATTGAAAACGTTGCCGACCGGACACAAACCTTCGCGGCAGCGTTCTTGGGTTTGACGCTGGAATGTTCACGGTGTCACGACCATAAGTATGACCCGATCACGATGAAGGATTACTATTCCTTGTCGTCGTTTTTTGCCAATGTCGATGAACGCGGCTTGATCTCGTACTTCACCGATGCGGTGCCCACGCCGGCGATGCCGTTGCCCAACGATGAACAACGTCAACGGTTGGAACAGGCGGGCAAAGACGTTGCAGCGGCCCAGAATCGATACAACACAGCCGTCAAATCGGCACACGTGCGATTCGAACGATGGCTGGATCAGATCGACGTCGACGAAGCACAGTCAAATACGATCTGCGACCAAGTGGTGGCGTTGTCGTTCGACCAATGGGTGCCGGCTACCGAAGACGAAGCGGTGGAGGAGACAGGGAAAAAGGTTCCGCCGGATTCGATGCGGGCGATGCCCAACGAAGTCAACGCCGACCACCGTGCCGTGACGTCGGATGCGAATCAACTGGTCGACGGACGCCGCGGCAAAGCCATTCGTTTGACCGGTGATGACGCCGTGGTATTGCCTGGCATGGGACACTATGAACGCCATCAACCGTTTTCGGTTTCGTTGTGGATGCGATCTTCCGAAACGGACCAACGTGCGGTCATCTATCGTCGATCCCGCGGTTGGGACGATGCGGGATCGATCGGGTATGAATTGACCAAACTGGGCGACAAGCTGAGTGCCAAACTGGTTCACTTCTGGCCCGGCGATGCCATTTGCGTGGAAACCACCGAACCGATCGTCGCGGACCGCTGGTACCACGTCGCGGTCACTTACGACGGTTCCTCCAAAGCGTCGGGGCTGAGGATCTTCATCGACGGATCACCCGCGGACACCGATGTTGTTCAGGACAACCTGACTCGCACCATCACCCAGTGGCGTCAGGGGTACAACGACTTTGCGATCGGTTCACGTTATCGCGATCGTGGTTTCAAAGACGGCATGGTTGACGATTTTGCGTTGTTCGAGCGCTGTCTGTCACCGATCGAAGTCCGCCAGTGTTTCGACGGGCGGTCATTGTCGGATCGATTGGCGACGTCCCCCGACCAGTGGTCGGCCGATGATCGTCAGCAGATGCTGCAGTATTTCGTTTCTGCGATTGATCCGTCGTGCCGGTCCGCGATGGACGAGTTGACCGCGGCGCGAGAGGAATACGGCGCAGCGATGGACGCGACCGAAGCAATCACGATCATGCGGGAACAAAGCGAACCGCGACCCGTGTATATCTTGAACCGTGGCGTGTATGACCAGCGTGGCGATCAGGTCACCGCCGACACCCCTGAATTCTTGCCGCCGTTTCCCGATTCTGCACCTCGCAATCGCTTTGGGTTGGCCCGTTGGTTGACCGACCCGGATCATCCCTTGACCGCTCGCGTGGTGGTCAATCGGTATTGGCAATTGTTGTTCGGCAACGGATTGGTCCGAACGCCGGAGGACTTTGGCAATCAGGGTGAACCGCCGACCCATCCGGAACTGCTGGACTGGCTGGCACGCGACCTGGTTGATCATGGCTGGGATCTTCGCCGTCTGTTGCGAATGATGGTTCTGTCATCGACCTATCGACAAACGTCCGTGGTCGATCCGGAAAAGCGTCAGGCGGATCCGGAGAATCGCTGGCTCGCCCGTGGTCCGGATCAACGGTTGTCGGCGGAAATGATCCGAGACAACGCTTTGGCCGTCAGCGGATTGCTGGTGCGTGACGTTGGTGGTCCACCGGTCAAGCCGTATGACGTGGCGTTGGCATACACGCCGTTGCCGGTCGACGAAGGTGCAAAGCTTTATCGACGCAGTCTGTACACGTTTTGGAAACGGACATCGCCGTCGCCGGTGATGATGACGATGAACGCCAGCAAGCGAGAAGTCTGTCGGTTGAAGCGCGAGGTCACGGCTTCTCCGCTGCAAGCTCTTGTGTTGATGAATGGTCCACAGTTCACCGAAGCCAGTTTGGTCGCCGCGGCGAATTGGTTGGTGGAATACGATGATGATACGGACACGATCATTCGTGTGGCGTTTCGTTCGTTGACCGGACGTGAACCGAACCAGCGGGAGCAAGAAATTCTTCGCCAGTTGATCGACGAACAGACCGAAATTTATCGGTCCGAAACCGATCTGGCGAAACAATTTGTACAGTCGGCGTCGCACGTGGACACGCCGCCACAGGACACCGCACGATGGGCGGCGGTGGCCGTGATGGTCAACGCGGTCATGAACCTAGATGAATGTGTGAGGCATCAATGA